A window from Mogibacterium neglectum encodes these proteins:
- a CDS encoding relaxase/mobilization nuclease domain-containing protein — protein sequence MAITKIHPIKSTLNLAISYIVNEEKTDEQILVSTHKCHQETAHTQFLRTRNDSETNGTVLARHLIQSFLPGETSPELAHQIGMELCKKILKDEYEFVLSTHVDKGHIHNHIIFNNVNMVTGRCYQSNKKSYHQIRYQSDKLCKENSLYVIDEFYESYEKKYKINGKSWYENEQAKHGTSWKSKLQFDIDRIIKQSKDWDEFLKKMADLGYEIKYGKHIAFKPKDKARFTRTKTIGEDYTEERLKERIAEREFIKTPDVKKRIGNVIDMNTNAKVKESKGYEYWATKHNLHTMAESVIYIREHGIKSVKQLDEYIQKAADERQNIQEKIKAIDKEMQKLSTTMEQVHTVKKYRACYKEYTANPSDKAFFEEYKAQITLYENALSELKKSYSKLPNSKDILAELDKLQEKKNSLMQEYSSSKSTMDELYKIRKNYGIYMGKEMER from the coding sequence ATGGCTATCACAAAAATACATCCTATAAAATCAACTCTTAATCTTGCCATTTCATATATTGTTAATGAAGAAAAAACAGATGAGCAAATCTTGGTAAGCACTCATAAATGTCATCAAGAAACTGCTCATACCCAGTTTTTAAGGACACGAAATGATTCAGAAACAAACGGAACTGTTCTTGCCAGACACCTCATTCAATCCTTTTTACCCGGAGAAACAAGCCCTGAATTGGCTCACCAGATTGGTATGGAGCTGTGTAAAAAGATACTCAAAGATGAGTACGAATTTGTCTTATCTACTCACGTAGATAAGGGGCATATCCACAATCACATCATCTTCAATAATGTAAATATGGTAACAGGTAGGTGCTACCAGTCTAACAAGAAAAGCTACCACCAAATCCGTTATCAGAGTGATAAACTCTGCAAAGAAAATAGCCTATATGTCATTGACGAGTTTTACGAAAGCTATGAGAAAAAATATAAGATTAACGGTAAATCTTGGTATGAAAACGAACAGGCAAAGCATGGCACTTCTTGGAAAAGTAAACTTCAATTTGACATTGATAGAATAATAAAACAGTCAAAGGACTGGGACGAATTTTTAAAGAAGATGGCTGATCTTGGCTATGAAATCAAATACGGTAAGCACATTGCTTTTAAGCCAAAAGATAAGGCGAGATTTACAAGGACTAAAACAATCGGAGAAGATTATACCGAGGAAAGATTAAAAGAACGAATTGCAGAAAGAGAGTTTATCAAGACTCCCGACGTCAAAAAACGCATCGGCAATGTTATTGACATGAACACCAATGCAAAGGTAAAGGAAAGCAAAGGCTACGAATATTGGGCAACCAAACATAACCTTCATACAATGGCTGAGTCTGTTATTTATATCAGAGAACATGGCATTAAATCCGTTAAACAGCTTGACGAGTATATTCAAAAAGCAGCCGATGAAAGGCAAAATATACAAGAGAAAATCAAGGCTATTGATAAGGAAATGCAGAAGCTTTCCACCACTATGGAGCAAGTTCATACCGTTAAAAAATACAGAGCGTGCTACAAGGAATATACTGCTAATCCGTCTGACAAGGCATTTTTTGAAGAGTACAAAGCTCAGATTACCCTATATGAAAATGCTCTCTCAGAGCTTAAAAAATCTTATTCCAAGCTCCCAAATTCAAAGGATATTTTAGCTGAGCTTGATAAATTACAAGAAAAAAAGAATAGCCTTATGCAAGAGTATTCTTCCTCAAAATCCACTATGGACGAGCTTTATAAGATACGAAAAAATTACGGAATTTATATGGGTAAGGAGATGGAGAGATAA
- a CDS encoding ABC transporter ATP-binding protein: MKSNNKNVISELLKYADGEKKQLYKSILLATIGELFGMIPFLAIAKLIEKIYQSEVSFRTILCLTLIALCGQVLKGIFTLYSTIISHKATFHILKNIRSLVAEKMLRVPMGVMIDTPIGKFKNLIVDTVSKLEDSMAHFMPEITSSIVSPVLFLVLIFALDYRMGLASLLTIPLGMLGYIGMMKDYEFRSKTYTTAQNNMNSTLVEYVNGIEVIKAFNHSTSSYEKFTSAIQFFHDSTLAWWKQSWLWSAFVQAVMPSTLLGTLPVGAYLYMNSQISLSNFIVCIILPIGFIAHLMKIGKYSEQFSMVKASLDVIDEFLSTEELKRPKERAVLDNTLYRFVNVSFAYDKELVLKNINFELKPNTVTALVGSSGSGKSTIAKLMAGFWDPSKGSICYGGKKITEIPFEQLTNEISYVAQDNFLFNTSIKENIKMGNPTASDEEVIEVAKAASCHDFIMELEDGYNTKVGDAGGSLSGGERQRITIARAMLKQSKVIILDEATAFADPENEYLIQSAINNLIKGKTLIVVAHRLSTITNADKILVMKDGEIVENGTHENLVKKDGVYASLWKNYVGGQDNEKEAM; encoded by the coding sequence TTGAAAAGTAACAATAAAAATGTCATTTCAGAGTTGCTTAAATACGCTGATGGCGAGAAAAAACAATTATACAAATCAATTTTGTTAGCGACCATAGGGGAACTGTTTGGAATGATTCCTTTTTTAGCAATAGCAAAATTGATAGAAAAAATATATCAATCTGAAGTGTCATTTAGAACTATATTGTGTTTAACACTTATAGCTTTGTGTGGACAAGTTTTAAAAGGTATTTTTACTTTATATTCAACAATAATCTCACACAAAGCAACATTTCATATTTTAAAAAATATAAGAAGTTTAGTAGCTGAAAAAATGCTAAGAGTACCTATGGGTGTAATGATAGATACTCCTATAGGTAAATTTAAAAATTTAATTGTAGATACAGTGTCTAAGCTGGAAGATTCAATGGCTCATTTTATGCCGGAGATAACATCAAGTATAGTATCTCCTGTTTTATTTTTGGTTTTGATTTTTGCTTTGGACTATAGGATGGGATTGGCTTCGTTGCTTACAATTCCTTTAGGAATGCTTGGATATATAGGCATGATGAAGGATTATGAGTTTAGAAGCAAAACATATACTACAGCTCAAAATAATATGAATAGTACATTGGTTGAATATGTTAATGGCATTGAGGTCATAAAAGCTTTTAATCATAGTACATCTTCATATGAAAAATTTACGAGTGCAATTCAATTTTTCCATGATAGTACCCTTGCTTGGTGGAAACAAAGCTGGTTATGGTCAGCATTTGTTCAAGCAGTTATGCCGTCAACACTTTTGGGGACTTTGCCAGTTGGTGCATATCTATATATGAATTCTCAAATATCTCTATCAAATTTCATTGTGTGTATTATCTTACCTATCGGCTTTATTGCACATTTAATGAAAATCGGAAAGTATTCGGAGCAATTCAGTATGGTTAAGGCGAGTTTAGATGTAATAGATGAATTTTTATCGACAGAGGAACTTAAAAGACCAAAAGAGAGAGCAGTTCTTGATAATACTCTGTATCGTTTTGTAAATGTTTCATTTGCATATGATAAGGAACTTGTGCTAAAAAATATCAACTTTGAATTAAAACCAAACACAGTAACTGCATTGGTAGGAAGTTCCGGTTCTGGAAAATCTACAATAGCAAAACTTATGGCTGGTTTTTGGGATCCGTCCAAAGGAAGTATCTGTTATGGTGGGAAAAAAATAACTGAAATTCCATTTGAACAGCTAACAAATGAGATAAGCTATGTTGCTCAAGATAATTTTTTATTTAATACAAGCATTAAAGAAAATATAAAAATGGGAAACCCAACTGCAAGTGATGAGGAGGTTATTGAGGTGGCTAAAGCTGCATCTTGCCATGACTTTATTATGGAACTTGAAGATGGATATAACACAAAGGTCGGTGATGCAGGAGGTTCTTTGTCCGGTGGAGAAAGGCAAAGAATTACGATTGCAAGAGCAATGTTAAAACAATCTAAGGTAATAATTTTAGATGAAGCAACTGCATTTGCAGATCCAGAAAATGAATATCTCATTCAAAGTGCAATCAACAATCTTATTAAAGGAAAGACTCTTATAGTGGTTGCTCACAGGCTTTCTACTATTACAAATGCTGATAAAATCCTTGTTATGAAAGATGGGGAAATTGTAGAGAATGGAACTCATGAAAACCTTGTAAAAAAAGATGGAGTATATGCTTCCCTGTGGAAAAATTATGTGGGCGGACAAGATAATGAAAAGGAGGCGATGTAA
- a CDS encoding TetR/AcrR family transcriptional regulator has translation MSYCSDITKNRILECAKGEFLSKGFENAQVAEIAKLAKVTTGAIYRHFKNKEALFFALIEEEYNYTLDVVSDVEKRSEQKTIRIDSDLVDDEAIIENLFLETMLFVDYMYAHFDNFKLIFACSKGSQVENFIEDITERYTAKNMKLILFNAKQEQIITEIKEFEVHVITKGYITSLCECILHDIPHDNVGEYIRSIVVFQYYGWQGLMKKNNK, from the coding sequence ATGTCTTATTGCTCTGATATAACAAAAAATAGAATTTTAGAATGTGCTAAAGGGGAATTTTTAAGCAAAGGATTCGAAAATGCACAGGTAGCTGAAATTGCTAAATTAGCAAAAGTAACTACAGGAGCTATTTATCGTCATTTCAAAAATAAGGAAGCATTATTTTTTGCTCTAATTGAAGAGGAATATAATTACACATTAGATGTTGTTTCTGATGTTGAAAAAAGGAGCGAACAAAAAACTATTAGGATAGACTCTGATTTAGTCGATGATGAAGCAATTATAGAAAATTTATTCTTGGAAACAATGCTATTTGTTGATTATATGTATGCACATTTTGATAACTTTAAGCTGATTTTTGCGTGTAGCAAAGGGTCGCAAGTAGAAAACTTTATTGAGGATATTACTGAAAGATATACAGCTAAAAATATGAAGCTTATTCTTTTCAACGCTAAACAAGAGCAAATTATCACAGAGATTAAAGAGTTTGAAGTTCATGTCATTACAAAAGGCTATATTACATCTCTATGCGAGTGTATTCTTCATGATATACCGCATGATAATGTTGGCGAATATATTAGAAGCATTGTTGTTTTTCAATATTATGGTTGGCAAGGCTTAATGAAGAAAAACAACAAATAA
- a CDS encoding plasmid mobilization protein encodes MANRIRNERLEIKLTEEEKALFEEKRKLAKCKNMSHFIRKCVLEKEIYQVDLEPFRDLQGLLSNATNNINQIAKRVNSTGIIYKDDINDMKKQIEYFSKELWQIHSLLLNRTSGGD; translated from the coding sequence ATGGCAAATAGAATACGAAATGAACGACTTGAAATTAAATTGACAGAAGAAGAAAAGGCTCTTTTTGAGGAGAAAAGAAAACTTGCGAAGTGTAAAAATATGAGCCACTTCATACGCAAGTGCGTTTTAGAAAAGGAAATATATCAAGTGGATTTAGAGCCATTTAGAGATTTACAGGGTTTACTTTCCAATGCTACAAACAACATCAATCAAATTGCAAAGCGTGTAAATTCTACCGGCATAATCTATAAGGACGATATAAATGATATGAAAAAGCAGATAGAATATTTCTCAAAGGAGTTGTGGCAAATACATTCTCTGCTTCTTAACAGAACTTCAGGAGGTGATTAA
- a CDS encoding MptD family putative ECF transporter S component yields MEEKKNFQIKDLIITALMVLCSQVLYRVLSFLFISPYTMLLVVPIWSIIGAIAYFLVPVKTKNPWMILLFCVLTSIIGFYPPYIISCIFAGIIAMLIARTKGVGNYKGLTIGYMIFCVLAGFGGMYVPFLFYADQTLKSYEKMFGSEYLGTLTKIVSPMTTAIMLIVIAICGLIGAVISKKLLKKHFEKAGMI; encoded by the coding sequence ATGGAAGAAAAAAAGAATTTTCAAATTAAAGATTTAATTATTACAGCACTAATGGTGTTATGCTCACAGGTTTTATATAGAGTGTTATCTTTTCTGTTCATATCGCCATACACAATGCTATTAGTAGTTCCGATATGGTCAATTATTGGAGCAATTGCCTATTTCTTAGTACCGGTAAAAACAAAAAATCCATGGATGATTTTATTATTTTGTGTACTTACAAGCATTATAGGTTTTTATCCACCATATATCATTAGTTGTATATTTGCCGGGATTATAGCTATGTTGATTGCAAGAACAAAAGGGGTTGGCAATTATAAAGGATTAACAATTGGATATATGATATTTTGTGTTCTCGCCGGCTTTGGTGGAATGTATGTACCATTTCTTTTTTATGCAGATCAAACACTTAAATCTTATGAAAAAATGTTTGGGAGCGAATATTTAGGTACATTAACTAAAATTGTTTCTCCTATGACTACAGCAATAATGCTTATTGTAATAGCCATTTGCGGATTGATTGGAGCAGTAATTTCTAAGAAACTATTGAAGAAACATTTTGAAAAAGCAGGAATGATTTAA
- a CDS encoding recombinase family protein, translated as MSKEKIKVYLYTRVSTSIQIDGYSLEAQKSRMKAFALYNDYEIVGEYEDAGKSGKSIEGRIQFTRMMEDIKSGKDGVSFVLVFKLSRFARNAADVLSTLQTMQDFGVNLICVEDGIDSSKDAGKLMISVLSAVAEIERENIRVQTMEGRIQKAREGKWNGGFAPYGYQLIDGKLIINEEEAVAIRTIFDQYVNTTIGANGLSKYLENHGIRKIPRQNGKNPLFDAGLIRKILKNPVYNGKIAFGRRTLEKVHGTRNEYKQVEQDEYLIAEGIHEAIISDELWQAAQVKLKSQAKKYEHVNKGKDVRTHLLSGIVKCPICGVGMFGNKCIKKKKDGTKYKDFYYYGCKHRQMIRGHKCTFSKQIREELLDDAVAEVIIKIVSNPKFASMMQEKINMKVDTSEIEKEIDNYQKELRKSHSTKFKLIEEIDNLDADDKHYKRRKQDLDDRLYRMYDKIEDLESSLIDAKAKKQTIEAEKLTGDNIYKILIYFDKLYKVMNDVERRQLITALISEIQIYEEKQPNGQWLKSITFKLPIIDEDLNIGLDNNEQVEAVTLLTRTDSYCE; from the coding sequence ATGTCAAAAGAAAAAATAAAAGTATACCTCTATACAAGAGTATCTACATCAATACAGATAGACGGTTATTCTTTAGAGGCACAAAAATCAAGAATGAAAGCTTTCGCTCTTTATAATGATTATGAAATTGTTGGAGAATACGAAGATGCAGGAAAGTCTGGAAAATCTATTGAGGGAAGAATACAGTTTACTCGCATGATGGAAGATATAAAATCCGGAAAGGATGGAGTATCTTTTGTTCTTGTGTTTAAGCTGTCAAGATTTGCAAGAAATGCTGCTGATGTTTTATCAACTCTACAAACAATGCAAGATTTTGGAGTCAATTTGATTTGTGTTGAGGATGGGATTGATTCATCTAAAGATGCAGGTAAATTGATGATTTCAGTTTTATCAGCTGTGGCTGAAATTGAAAGGGAAAATATTCGTGTTCAAACGATGGAAGGGCGTATTCAAAAGGCAAGAGAAGGCAAATGGAATGGAGGGTTTGCTCCTTACGGTTATCAATTGATTGATGGGAAATTGATAATCAATGAGGAAGAAGCAGTTGCGATACGAACTATTTTTGATCAGTATGTAAATACAACAATTGGAGCCAATGGACTTTCTAAATACTTAGAAAATCATGGTATAAGAAAAATTCCAAGACAAAATGGGAAAAATCCATTATTTGATGCGGGTCTTATAAGAAAGATATTAAAGAATCCAGTATATAACGGGAAGATAGCCTTTGGAAGAAGAACTTTAGAAAAAGTTCATGGTACAAGAAATGAATATAAGCAAGTTGAACAAGATGAATATTTAATAGCTGAAGGTATTCATGAAGCAATAATTTCTGATGAGTTGTGGCAGGCTGCTCAGGTTAAGTTAAAATCTCAAGCAAAGAAATATGAGCATGTGAATAAGGGAAAAGATGTTAGAACTCATTTGTTATCAGGAATTGTAAAATGCCCGATATGTGGAGTGGGAATGTTTGGAAACAAGTGTATCAAGAAAAAGAAAGATGGTACAAAGTATAAAGATTTTTATTATTATGGTTGTAAACATAGGCAGATGATAAGAGGTCATAAGTGTACTTTCAGTAAGCAGATCAGAGAAGAATTGTTAGATGATGCAGTTGCTGAGGTAATTATAAAGATAGTAAGCAATCCCAAATTTGCTTCTATGATGCAAGAAAAAATTAACATGAAGGTAGATACCTCTGAAATAGAAAAAGAGATAGATAATTACCAGAAAGAATTGAGGAAGAGCCATTCTACGAAATTTAAGCTAATTGAGGAAATAGATAATTTAGATGCTGATGATAAGCACTACAAACGAAGAAAACAGGACTTAGACGATAGACTTTATCGTATGTATGATAAGATTGAAGACTTAGAATCATCGTTAATTGATGCGAAAGCAAAGAAACAAACTATTGAAGCTGAGAAACTTACAGGAGATAACATATATAAGATTTTGATCTATTTTGATAAACTTTACAAGGTAATGAATGATGTAGAGCGTAGACAGTTAATTACAGCTTTGATTTCTGAAATTCAAATTTACGAAGAAAAGCAACCGAATGGGCAATGGCTAAAATCAATTACTTTTAAACTTCCTATCATCGATGAAGATTTAAATATAGGTTTGGACAATAATGAGCAAGTTGAAGCCGTAACACTACTCACAAGAACTGATAGTTATTGTGAGTAG
- a CDS encoding ABC transporter ATP-binding protein, whose product MGDVVIDFDNVSFSYGTQTEGSLRNINFKVKEGEFILLTGQSGSGKTTVTRLINGLIPHFFEGVLTGTVKVLGSDIKTITPGEMGKNIASIFQNPRSQFFATNSTKEVAFALENYGIDRDEMIDRVNCAFHDLEAENLMDRDMFSLSSGEKQKIAIIAAKTLNPKIYVFDEPSANLDIHSIIKLKKIMEWLKKQGHTVIVSEHRLFYLKNLVDKCLIMKDGKIDRELKKNDIDNLNDSDIRAYKLRTFKLSNIKYELKDNLIVNKQNADFKVENLSFSYDVNHSVLSNCNLEGNFGETVAIVGHNGNGKTTLGKIMSGLLKARSGQFFIEGKYTKQKNLYKSVYFVMQDADYQLYSDSVVSELMLSSMNSIKQNDEKIENAITLLNISSFRNRHPQSLSGGQKQRVTIAAAIASNKKILIFDEPTSGLDYENMKVVSEAINTLRKKGILIFVISHDLEFLSRVATKAVFIENNTVSKRINLKKSDGFETIKRFLLQSEGYEE is encoded by the coding sequence ATGGGAGATGTAGTTATTGATTTTGACAATGTAAGTTTCAGTTATGGAACACAAACAGAAGGGAGTCTCAGAAATATAAATTTCAAAGTTAAAGAAGGAGAATTTATTTTGCTTACTGGTCAGTCTGGTTCAGGGAAAACAACTGTTACAAGATTGATAAACGGCTTAATTCCACATTTCTTTGAAGGGGTTTTAACTGGAACTGTGAAAGTGTTAGGAAGTGATATAAAAACTATTACTCCCGGAGAAATGGGGAAAAATATTGCTTCTATATTTCAAAATCCACGAAGTCAATTTTTTGCAACGAATAGTACCAAGGAAGTGGCATTTGCTCTTGAAAATTATGGAATAGATAGAGATGAAATGATAGATAGAGTGAATTGTGCATTTCACGATTTAGAAGCTGAAAATCTTATGGATAGGGATATGTTTTCTTTATCTAGTGGTGAAAAACAGAAGATAGCGATTATAGCTGCAAAAACTTTGAATCCCAAGATTTATGTTTTTGACGAGCCATCTGCAAATTTAGATATTCATTCAATTATTAAATTGAAAAAAATTATGGAGTGGTTAAAGAAACAGGGACATACAGTAATTGTTTCAGAGCATAGATTGTTCTATTTAAAAAATTTAGTAGATAAATGCCTAATAATGAAAGATGGAAAAATTGATAGAGAATTAAAGAAAAATGATATTGATAACTTGAATGATTCAGATATTAGAGCGTATAAACTTCGAACATTTAAGTTAAGTAATATTAAATATGAACTAAAGGATAATCTTATTGTTAACAAGCAAAATGCAGATTTTAAAGTGGAAAATTTATCTTTTTCCTATGATGTCAATCATTCTGTTTTGAGTAATTGTAATTTAGAAGGGAATTTTGGTGAAACAGTAGCTATAGTTGGACACAATGGAAACGGCAAAACGACATTAGGTAAAATAATGTCAGGATTACTAAAAGCAAGAAGTGGACAATTTTTTATTGAAGGTAAATATACAAAGCAAAAGAACTTATATAAAAGTGTATATTTTGTAATGCAAGATGCAGATTATCAATTGTACTCCGATTCTGTTGTTTCTGAGTTAATGCTCAGTTCTATGAATAGTATTAAGCAAAATGATGAAAAAATAGAAAATGCGATAACTTTATTGAATATTTCATCATTCAGAAATAGACATCCGCAAAGCTTATCAGGAGGGCAAAAGCAGCGAGTTACTATTGCAGCTGCAATAGCTTCAAACAAAAAAATTCTGATTTTTGATGAGCCAACCAGTGGACTTGATTATGAAAATATGAAAGTCGTATCTGAAGCAATTAATACTCTTCGTAAAAAAGGAATACTGATTTTTGTTATTTCTCATGATTTAGAATTTTTAAGTAGAGTAGCAACTAAAGCAGTTTTTATAGAAAATAATACTGTTAGCAAAAGGATAAATTTAAAGAAAAGTGATGGGTTTGAAACAATAAAAAGATTTTTACTACAGAGTGAGGGATATGAAGAATGA
- a CDS encoding energy-coupling factor transporter transmembrane component T family protein: protein MSKSCKQNGIRYDPRIKLLQVLIIGVLVFTLTGKKYEVLLFLSVFAYGMISGIYKTCFKFLALYIVLFMVAEISPLFISTTIHYFFLCFITLTLAAINMIRTSEISEVLASLQNMKIPYYINIPLAVILRFFPTLKQDITCIKQGIKTRGIDISFLGFLKHPFKVYEMMLIPMLMRMLCTATELSASVETRGLGVSCKKTSYTEVKFRMLDMLLLVIMMVFYLAIIIMKIKNI, encoded by the coding sequence ATGAGCAAATCTTGTAAACAAAATGGAATAAGATATGATCCAAGAATTAAGTTGTTACAAGTTTTAATTATAGGGGTTTTAGTATTTACTTTGACTGGTAAAAAGTATGAAGTTCTACTTTTTTTGTCAGTATTTGCATATGGAATGATAAGCGGCATATACAAAACTTGTTTTAAATTTTTAGCTTTATATATAGTGTTGTTTATGGTAGCGGAAATAAGTCCATTATTTATTTCAACTACAATACACTATTTTTTCCTATGTTTTATAACATTGACTCTTGCAGCTATAAATATGATTAGAACAAGTGAAATATCTGAAGTATTAGCTTCCTTGCAAAATATGAAAATTCCATATTATATAAACATTCCACTAGCTGTTATATTAAGGTTTTTTCCTACTCTAAAACAGGATATTACTTGTATAAAGCAGGGAATTAAGACTAGAGGGATTGATATTTCTTTCCTTGGATTTTTAAAACATCCTTTTAAAGTTTATGAAATGATGTTGATTCCTATGTTAATGCGAATGTTATGTACTGCAACTGAGTTGTCGGCATCTGTTGAGACACGAGGACTTGGAGTTTCGTGTAAAAAAACTAGTTATACAGAAGTCAAATTTCGTATGCTTGATATGTTATTGCTAGTAATAATGATGGTATTTTATCTAGCTATCATCATTATGAAAATAAAAAATATTTAA
- a CDS encoding ABC transporter ATP-binding protein: MISIVKRILKISGKYQKNVILGLIFSGLKSFFVSLMLLAVLLIMINLEQLNMTIIIQATAIVVVSIFGRFIFQYLCDRKLSASGYEIFKDKRIEIGEKLKKAPMGYFSEKNLGTIQAVLTTTISDLEAMAMLAMNFIVGGFFQALTMTIMLLIFCFPVGMVSLIAIILGIIVLKLITKKTEKYSPIMQDSQEILVTEAIEYIRGISVLRSFKKGTDGKNKVEKAFMRKCEVDIEVNEGSAYLMKLYEMIFKVASCALVFVATVLYMNSQIPLSYALMFIVSAFLIFLELELVSDGAFLSRMLATQLNRLEYISDIPSLDEGGKEISLNSYDIDLKDVCFGYGEREILNNINLQIKSNSSLAIVGASGSGKTTLCNLIARFWDVKKGEVLIGGHNVKDFTSESLLKNISMVFQKVYLFNDTIENNIKFGNPNATHDEVVEACKKACCHDFITSLSDGYDTVVGEGGSTLSGGEKQRISIARAILKDAPIIILDEATSSVDPENEHMLISAIKELTKNKTLISIAHRLSTVREADQIIVIDKGKIVQRGNHKELIGQDGVYKHFIEIKKQSIGWQI, translated from the coding sequence ATGATTAGCATTGTAAAACGAATATTAAAAATATCAGGAAAGTATCAAAAAAATGTAATCCTTGGTCTTATATTTAGTGGATTAAAATCATTTTTCGTTTCTTTGATGTTGTTGGCGGTTTTACTGATTATGATTAATCTTGAACAGTTGAATATGACTATTATTATTCAGGCAACAGCAATTGTAGTTGTGAGTATATTCGGCAGATTCATATTTCAGTATCTTTGCGATAGAAAACTTAGTGCTTCAGGCTACGAGATTTTTAAGGATAAAAGAATTGAAATAGGCGAAAAATTAAAGAAAGCTCCGATGGGATATTTTTCAGAAAAAAACTTAGGGACAATTCAAGCTGTTTTAACGACAACTATTTCCGACTTAGAAGCTATGGCAATGCTTGCGATGAACTTTATTGTTGGTGGGTTTTTCCAAGCTCTAACTATGACAATCATGTTATTAATCTTTTGTTTCCCGGTAGGGATGGTGTCTTTAATTGCGATAATCCTTGGAATAATTGTTCTTAAATTAATCACAAAGAAAACTGAAAAATATTCTCCTATTATGCAAGATTCGCAGGAAATATTAGTTACAGAAGCAATTGAATATATCAGAGGAATTTCAGTGCTTCGTTCATTTAAGAAAGGGACTGATGGAAAAAACAAAGTTGAAAAAGCTTTTATGAGGAAATGCGAAGTTGATATAGAGGTCAATGAAGGTTCAGCTTATTTAATGAAATTATATGAAATGATTTTCAAGGTAGCAAGTTGTGCCTTAGTGTTTGTTGCTACGGTTTTATATATGAATTCACAAATTCCACTTTCATATGCACTGATGTTTATAGTATCTGCCTTTCTGATTTTTTTGGAATTGGAGTTGGTCAGCGATGGAGCTTTTTTAAGTAGGATGCTTGCAACACAACTTAATAGACTGGAATATATTTCGGATATACCTTCACTTGATGAGGGCGGAAAAGAAATTTCTTTGAACTCCTATGACATTGATTTGAAAGATGTTTGTTTCGGCTATGGAGAAAGGGAGATTTTGAATAATATAAACTTGCAAATAAAGTCTAATAGCAGTTTAGCCATTGTGGGTGCTTCAGGTTCCGGGAAAACAACGCTATGTAATCTGATAGCAAGATTTTGGGATGTAAAAAAAGGTGAAGTTCTTATTGGTGGACATAATGTTAAGGATTTTACTTCTGAAAGCCTTTTAAAAAATATCAGTATGGTATTTCAGAAGGTGTATTTGTTTAATGACACGATTGAAAACAATATAAAATTTGGAAATCCAAACGCAACACATGATGAGGTGGTGGAGGCTTGCAAGAAAGCTTGTTGCCACGATTTTATAACAAGCCTTAGTGATGGATACGACACTGTTGTTGGTGAGGGTGGTTCAACTCTGTCGGGAGGAGAAAAACAAAGAATATCTATTGCAAGAGCTATTTTGAAAGATGCACCAATTATTATTCTTGATGAAGCAACTTCAAGTGTAGATCCTGAAAACGAGCATATGTTAATTAGTGCAATTAAGGAATTAACAAAAAATAAAACACTTATTAGTATTGCACATAGACTATCTACAGTAAGAGAAGCAGATCAAATTATTGTCATTGATAAAGGGAAAATTGTGCAACGAGGCAATCATAAGGAACTAATTGGTCAAGATGGAGTATATAAACATTTCATTGAAATTAAAAAACAATCTATTGGTTGGCAAATATAG
- a CDS encoding sigma-70 family RNA polymerase sigma factor — protein sequence MSKEYYLYVNGQRVKVSEQIYKVYWREKEHEKYLEQVDKKNHLLFFSSLDHDGHFADSIIDESVDVEKIVETQMMIEAVRNAISRLNAEERDIIERLYFNDETVRSVAKLKSITHPALIKRRNKILEKLKKIIEEL from the coding sequence ATGTCAAAAGAATATTACCTTTATGTCAACGGACAAAGGGTTAAAGTCAGTGAGCAGATATATAAAGTCTACTGGCGAGAAAAAGAACACGAAAAATATTTAGAGCAGGTGGACAAGAAAAACCACTTGCTCTTTTTTTCATCATTGGATCATGACGGACATTTTGCAGATAGCATTATTGATGAAAGCGTTGATGTAGAAAAGATTGTGGAAACACAGATGATGATTGAAGCAGTCAGAAATGCTATATCAAGGCTCAATGCAGAAGAAAGAGATATTATTGAACGCTTATATTTCAATGATGAAACAGTTCGTTCAGTGGCAAAGCTCAAAAGTATTACACATCCAGCTTTAATCAAAAGAAGAAACAAAATTCTTGAAAAGCTGAAAAAGATTATCGAAGAACTTTAA